The Paramisgurnus dabryanus chromosome 3, PD_genome_1.1, whole genome shotgun sequence genome includes a window with the following:
- the rprml gene encoding reprimo-like protein → MNATFFNHTVFRHGGLLNRSHELAGTLVDCCAGNGSEVTASDGGGSLVLAQDERKLFVTRVVQIAVLCVLSLTVMFGIFFLGCNLMIKSESMINFLVKDRRPSKDVEAVMIGLS, encoded by the coding sequence ATGAACGCAACATTTTTCAATCACACCGTTTTTAGGCACGGGGGTCTGCTAAACCGCAGCCACGAGCTCGCGGGGACGCTGGTGGACTGCTGCGCAGGCAACGGGAGCGAAGTGACCGCGAGCGACGGCGGCGGGTCTTTAGTTCTTGCGCAGGACGAGCGCAAGTTGTTCGTTACGCGTGTGGTGCAGATCGCCGTGCTGTGCGTTCTCTCGCTCACCGTGATGTTCGGGATCTTCTTTCTTGGTTGCAACCTCATGATCAAGTCCGAAAGTATGATTAACTTTTTGGTTAAGGATCGGAGACCATCCAAAGACGTCGAGGCAGTGATGATCGGGCTGAGTTAG